The following coding sequences are from one Mytilus trossulus isolate FHL-02 chromosome 8, PNRI_Mtr1.1.1.hap1, whole genome shotgun sequence window:
- the LOC134727788 gene encoding zinc finger MYM-type protein 2-like — translation MHFQGHQFTGHGTKLHQRLSADKTPTRNSMCDKNMLLQLDSINNPTMREKIDCGIIKPLIGTKRRFGLEHEKKVFEQINLNVFSKYRWFIHLKNKKGLTFKDAFQAVFTSSSRFPQKLWTDKGNEYYNKEQKTVNSLLNSPVLQQPRNSQLESDFLLAQILQNEIVNEEPEIENVEPEIENEAPEIETVQTTNISKQNEKSKNSTRFANAKVDDDDIEIFCQEQTNQNTNRKTVSDMKILNEFMNSALDDTRDICVIQPRELNSIICKFLINVRTKSGTEYEPTSVKGMISSFDRYLRANNYGTSIKKGDIFDQARRVLTAKTMDLKKMGKGNKPNKAQPVIDEEVDRLFNTGQMGMEHLDALLRMMWFQNTVHFGMRTVTEHVNMKWGDIKLCTIKSGTQFLQYSERATKTRTGANPGNVRDVPPRSWKTLEDPSRCHVLAYIKYKKLRPTQYSAESDPFYVSSNTCFGTKSSKWFKSQPVGINTISSFMKLMITNAGTYI, via the exons ATGCATTTTCAGGGACATCAGTTTACGGGACATGGAACAAAGTTACATCAACGACTCAGTGCAGATAAAACACCAACACGTAATTCTATGTGTGATAAAAATATGCTCTTACAATTAGattccattaacaatccaacCATGAGAGAGAAAATAGATTGTGGTATCATTAAACCTCTCATCGGTACTAAAAGACGATTTGGTTTGGAACatgaaaaaaaggtttttgAACAGAtcaatttaaatgtgttttctaaataCAGATGGTTCATACATCTCAAAAACAAGAAAGGGTTGACGTTTAAAGATGCTTTCCAAGCAGTCTTCACGTCATCATCACGATTTCCTCAAAAGTTATGGACAGATAAAGGTAATGAATATTACAACAAAGAG CAAAAAACTGTAAATTCGTTGTTAAATAGCCCTGTTCTACAACAACCTAGAAATTCACAATTGGAATCAGATTTCCTTCTTGCTCAAATACTACAAAATGAAATTGTAAATGAAGAGcctgaaattgaaaatgtagagcctgaaattgaaaatgaagcACCTGAAATTGAAACAGTTCAAACCACAAACATATCAAAACAGAATGAAAAATCTAAAAACTCAACAAGATTTGCTAATGCAAAGGTAGATGATGatgatattgaaattttttgtcaggaacaaacaaatcaaaacacTAACAGAAAAACAGTTTCCgacatgaaaattttaaatgagtTTATGAATTCTGCATTAGATGACACACGAGACATTTGTGTTATCCAACCCAGAGAATTGAATAGCATAATATGCAAATTTCTAATAAATGTACGCACAAAAAGTGGTACAGAGTATGAGCCAACATCAGTGAAGGGTATGATAAGTAGTTTCGACCGTTATTTAAGAGCAAATAACTATGGAACATCCATAAAAAAGGGTGATATTTTTGACCAAGCTCGAAGGGTCCTGACAGCTAAAAccatggatttaaaaaaaatgggaaaaGGCAACAAACCTAACAAGGCCCAACCAGTTATTGATGAGGAAGTGGACAGACTGTTCAATACTGGACAAATGGGAATGGAACATCTAGATGCATTACTAAGAATGATGTGGTTCCAAAATACAGTGCATTTCGGTATGCGCACAGTGACCGAACATGTGAATATGAAATGGGGGGATATCAAATTATGTACAATCAAGTCAGGAACACAGTTTTTGCAATATTCAGAAAGGGCGACAAAAACAAGGACAGGGGCCAACCCTGGAAATGTAAGAGACGTTCCACCCAGATCTTGGAAAACCCTAGAAGACCCCAGCAGGTGCCATGTACTTGCATACATCAAGTATAAAAAACTCAGGCCTACACAGTATAGTGCAGAGTCTGATCCTTTTTATGTTTCGTCTAATACCTGTTTCGGTACAAAATCCAGCAAATGGTTTAAATCCCAACCAGTGGGTATTAATACAATCAGTAGCTTTATGAAGCTTATGATAACAAATGCAGGTACATACATTTAG